The genomic interval tgtttgtgtcatcCTGATTTTGAGATATAAGATGATAAACACTGAATTTACTGACTTCAGCAGTGTTGTACAGTGATATTTGCTGTGCACATACCATTATCTGCTGTTACATTCATTGTAAATATTGTTTTGtagttcattttaatgaatgaagCCATGAATGTGTTTTGATTCTTCCAGGTGTCCATCCTGTCCTCGTTTGAGAGCCGTCTGATGCAGCTGGAGAACTCCATAATCCCGGTTCATAAGCAGACTGAGAATCTGCAGCGACTGCAGGAGAATGTGGACAAAACTCTGTCCTGTATGGATCACGTGATCAGTTACTATCATGTGGCCAAAGACACCGACAAGATCATCCGGGAAGGGTGAGTGTGACCTGAGACTCGTGTTTAGTGCTAGACAAATATATCGGTCAGACGTTATCCACTGACAACTGTAGGCGTTCCCACCATATTTCATTTCCAAAATCAAAACcaaaatacacatatataaattaatgtacTCATATCGGTCAATCACTACTCTTGCAGCCCAGCTGGTCGTCTGGACGAGTATCTGGCCTGCATTGCAAAGATCCAGAAGGCCGTGGAGTATTTCCAGGACAACAATCCCGACAGTCCTGAGCTCAACACAGTGGTACGTTCCTCATCCTCTCACAAACTCCTCACTCTCCTTCAGTTTGAATGAAACATTCATCAGCGAGGGCTGTCGTGTTGCAGAAAGCTCGTTTCGAGAAAGGAAAGGAGCTGCTGGAGGCGGAGTTTCGCAGCCTGCTGACGCGGTACAGTAAACCGGTGCCGCCCGTCCTCATCCTGGACGCCATTGGAGGAGACGAGGACATGGAGGTGCAGGAAGACGTTATGCTGGAGCACCTGCCCGAAGCCGTGCTGCAGGACATCATCTGCATCTCTGCCTGGCTGGTGGAGTACGGACGCAACCAAGGTGGACACACGCAAACGATTTTCTCTTAGACGTATATCTCAAGGATGTTTGAAATCTCatgttgtctgtttttttttatctgcagACTTCATGAACGTGTATTTCCAGGTCCGATCCAGTCAGCTGGATCGGTCCATCAAAGGTTTGAAGGAGCATTTCCGTAAGAACAGCGCCAGCTCTGCCATCCACTCCCCCGCCGTACAGACCAAACGCAAGGAGACGCCCACTAAGAAGGCTCCGAAAAGACCAGGTCAGTGACCTTTAACCCTTGACCTCACCAGATCGGGTCTCTTTGGGTTCCTGATGGATCGCGATCAGGTGTATCTGTCTTCCATGACCTCATTTCCTGTCGAGAGTTCTCCTCTTTTCCTATTCCTAGTGTGTGTTCTCACTAACCGTCTCCTCTCCTCTGCCCGTTTCTCTTCTCTGTCTCACTCGTGTCTGATGATGTCAGTCTACATCCCAGGTAAAGTTGCAGCTGTATTGTGTGACGTGTCCATTGCTTGCTTCTGTTCGCAGAGCCAGAGCttcacattacacacacacacacacacacacacacatatacatgcgACAGATCAGGATTCATTGTGTCCATGAATGGCCTGTTAACATGCAACGCAACCGTTTTTCACTAGTAAAATTTGCTGGCCAAATACACCCAAAAATTATACACACAGAGCGtgacacaaacttttattttgatgggaAAAAATGGCCTTTGTGGTGAACCAAAAAAGAattatactaccattcaaaagtttggggtcagtaagatttttttttttaatgtttttgaaaatactgtaaaaaaaaaaaaaaaaaaaaaaatgaatttaatattttaaattaaactatgtactttattaaataaatatatttaaatttaatatatttaaattaaattattaaatataattattacagAGTATCTTCtcctcaccaaggctgcatttatttgatcaaaaacacagttaaaactgtaatattgtgaaatattattacaatttaaaatatctgttttctatgtgaatatattgtaaactgtaatttattcctgtgatcaaagctgaattttcagcatcattactccagtcttcagtgtcacatgatcatgatttgatgctcaagaaatatttattttttaacatttattaatgtttaaatgtttattaatatttaaaacaattgtgttgcttcatatttctgtggaaactctcatatattttttcaggattctttgaacagaaagttcaaactaacatcatttatttgaaacagaaatcttttgtaatattttaaatgtctttatagttattattgatccatttaatgcatccttgccaaattaaaaatattttaagcatttaaaaaaaaatcttacataccCCAATTTGCACTTAATGGTCctcattcattaaaaacaagCAGAACAACTTTTTCTAAAATCTTTACACAGCCATTTTTGTCTTTGCTGCATTCAGCTCgatatttaaatactttatcGGACCGTTGTTGCATAAATTGTCGTGCAAATCAAATGGCAATTTATTTAAGAATAGTTTTATGAACGATTTGGACAGAAATCCTTCTATTCATGTTTCTTAAAGGtgagtaagcaatttctgagaaatatttgaaatcaccaaaataaacacgcccctacccaaaaggatcacacccctattttgatagctccgcccccaacacactatgcaacacaggcacctccccctccatgagtggacacgccccttactgctgattggctacaagtgtgttttggcgctcagtctgatccactttcaacagtgtttctcaaaaattgcttactgcacctttaaatgaggCCCAATGTGAAAAggtctttacacacacacacacacacacacacacacacacacacacacacagtagtgaTAGACTGATATACCAGCCAGGCtttgttcattttcatattattattcttaatcaGGTTAGTATTTTAAGCTGTATAGCAGACGCTTTCCTTCCTGTCTGTTGGAACGGTGTATCAGTTTGAAGCGCTTTGTACAGTCTTGCACAGTGGTGTTAGTGTATTTTCTCTGTGTGGAGGGCTAATTTTGTCTGCTAACAGCACTGTATTGCTATGAAATGTCTCAACAGTGAGAAAGGAAGTTCTTTGTTTTCTACTAACACTGACTGCATGCGCACAGCTCCACCACACGGAGGCGCTGTGACTGTTCAGCCCTAACTAACAGACTGCCAGTGTCTTTGTCATTCCTGAAGAAACATCTACTGCACTTAACTGCTTATTAAAGGGgttaatcacattttctttgatattttgatctttgtattatttattattatttgtacgATTTAGTTCATCGTactatgaaaacattttaatctgCAAGAACGGCTCTTTCACAAATTTTCATGATTATGACGTCAGTTAGGAGCTGATTCATTTTTGGTCATCCTTCTTTACATGTCAACACACATATTTAAAGTTTAGCCAGTCATGATAGagctcatttacatatttaagttAATAACAGCATTTCCagtgaaaaatgaaatgatgcCAGGAAACTTTAACAAAGATATTGTGGAAAactaatatgataaaaaatgatgatatgacccctttaagacacGCCTTTTGTTTTAGCCGCACAATGACTCTCACATGTTTAACTCTGTGTTCAGTATAAGTTTATGATGCTAATAGGTTTCAGATTGTTGTGATGTTTGGCAGCGGCTGATGCTTTGAGCAGCGCTAATATTAATGACTGTATTAACATCACTGTTCATGACACAATGCTGTAGTTTAATAGCTGTGATTGATTAACCGTTGTATTTTCTCCTCAGTGTGTTTGACGTGTTCTTTCTGTTTAGTTGTAGACGTTTTGATGATATGTGATGTGATGTTTGAGTGCACTGCAAGCGTGCTGtagcgtgtgtgtgcgtgcgtgtgtgtgcgtgcgtgtgtgtgcgtgcgtgcgtgtgcgtgcgtgcatgtgtgtgcgtgcgtgcgtgtgtgtgtgtgtgtgcaaggtccaaaattaactttttgccacTCCTGCTAATGACGAGTCAATTGAGAAAGTCTACCAGCTATAaataagtattaagtatttttaCACACCAATAAACTTTGGTaaaattttgcattatttttattaaaaatatatatttgtcattatgctaatatttttaatagtaatttGTGGTATCATATACAAGTCTTTTTATGACATCCTGAtttgtgttatatttttgttttggttgcTTAATGTGAGTTTACttttaaacataattattttccttttttttttttattacaatgaaaaacaaaaacaaatatcaactaaataaaacataaaacacttcattataataataacatgccaataaacaaaacaaaaaaaaaatcattctaccTTTTCTAccaaaaataagcaaataacAATTACTAACTAaatgaaaagtaaataaattccactttacatttcagaataaaggcacatttattttttttattttttttcccctagcAAATTATAATGTTTTAGGTAAATTGGTTGTAAATTCGAatcttaatttaatattttaaaattttaagtttccAAGATTTGATGGTGAAGTTAAAAATCGTTCAAACACATGCAAGTCAcaacaaatgttttctttaagatactttttgtatatttttaatttgctcATGTCAGGTTATGCCAAtgtggtcagaaaaataatctttattcaaagggaaaaccagtttatttttctgaccccattggcagatgttttttcttgtttaagcATGAATTCACTTCATTTTTCCAGCAAtttctcagaaaacaagacttcttATCTAATGTCATTTTGCATCTCAAGTAACTGTATCTTGATttagagggatagttcacccaaagatgaagattctgtcattatttactcaccttcaaacctgtatgagtttctttcttctgttgacgTATGGCTACCGTCAGCcgtcttcaaaatatcttcttctgtgttcagcagaagaaagaaactcatacaggtttggaacaacttgagggtgagtaaatgatgacagaagtttcatttttgggtgaactatccctttaagaatgttCAGATATTTGCACTGGAAACAAGAAAATCCCTTGTGATGATAAAGTTACCATCAAACAGGAACTGCCGTTTATTTCTGTAACTCTCATTTGCCGTTTGTCAGAGGTTAACGTTGGACCGTGTGATTGTGACAGCTGTGGTGTGCTTTAGTCACGGAGGGATCTGGAATTTCTCTCAGTTGTTCCTCTGGTGTCGGTGAACAGGGTTTCAGACGCCCTTCCTCTTCCTCTACCTCACGGTGTCTTCCTCTGTTTTCCTCCTTGAATACCCTGCTACTATCCCCccttctctgtctctttctctctatttcGGTGTTGATGGGAGCAGGCACGATCCGTAAGGCTCAGAATCTGCTCAAACAGTACTCTCAGCATGGCCTGGATGGAAAAAAGGGTTCTAACCTCACTCCTCTGGAAGGTAAAGCAAGCTGTCTTTCTGGTTTCCTTCCCTCTCTACGTTTTCTCTCACTTTTGCTGTGTTTTTGAACTGTTGTTCCTGCGTTTCGGTAAACAACAGTCGGAGAAAACAGAAACTTGTGGGCTGCAGTGGTTTTGCCTTCGGCCTTAGgatggtgagagagagagagaccttcCTGTATGCCATTGTTTGTCCATattcttttaatattatatatagtatatttacAATCAACAACAATGTGGATTTAAATAAAGGTGACATTCCAATTTACATAAGGAGTTGAAAACATGGCGATGAACAGCAGCATTTAACTAAATTTTGCCACGTACATTGCCACAATATTTTGCAGAACATGTAAAATATGTTGCAAGAACTTTGACTTATTGATGTattgttttttgctttaaaaaaaagttgataaTTAACTGCCGTCATGTCTGATATCAAACTattagtgttgttattgttaactaaaacttttaaaaattgtttttgttcattgaaataaatgcaaaataaaataaatagataaaaaaaacctaGAAAATATTAGATAGAAAAAattgaatgaataaaataagttgcattttactaaaattaattaaaacagaaatgtataaatgaaagctaaatattttcttatttaaaaaaaataaaaatgacaaaagcacataaaattactaaaacattcaaatgaaaactaaaaatataaaaagctaattcaaaataataatgtttaagcaaaattgtaaaattaagTGTAATTATTCAttagttaattattaatttattaattaaattataatagtatattaaaatCTTTTCGAAATCTGAATTTTCCAAATTATTCTGTTGCACTTTTCCAAGTAGGAAGTTGACTTTTTGAGTTGCAAAAGGATGAGTGTGGCAGCAGGAAGACTGCTCTTTATTTTCTCTCAAACCATCGCTGTTTCCCATAAGTCTCTGTGCTTTGCTGGGTCCATTGGTGCACTTAGAAACCCCACTAACATCCTAAAACAAGTGGCCTTTGCTTTTGTGGGGGCGGGTTGAGCTTGTTCAACACTCCCTCTATAACCTGGGGAGAGTGACCCAGGTCATGTGACTATATCCTAACCAATCAGGTTTGGATCATGACCTACGTGGGGTTAAGCTCCTGTCTGACGACAAGCATGGGGCGGCCACAGGTGAGTCTGACCTAAAAGATTCAATACAAGTTACTctgattaaaagtatttttgtgttCAAAACAAGCAATAGGAAATGATGTTGACTTATCCTTGTGAAATGATGTGATTTTATTAGTCTCATGTGAACACAAAATCTTGTGGCTTTATGTTCAAAATAATGTGTGTTTTAATGATTATCCAGGTGGGTTTTAGTGTTTCTACAAACTGAGGGCTGAGTCTAAATTATTTTCGGTCATGATCAACAGTATGTCAAAGATGCTGATGTTGTAAGAGCTTTGATTTTAAAGCTTTAAACCCTAAACGTTTGTTTAAGAGAGGTTAAAGCAGAGCTGGAGGGTTTTAAAGGAAAATCAAGCAATTTTAATATCGGTCTCATCGGcgtaggctcaagtgtcttatatcgttggaatccttggctcaagatggACAGAATGCTTCGAATTTGTTGTTCTGTGAAATTTttggatattttgtttttttttgaaaaacctacttttgcgaactagtcctaggtttttgacccgatcggaaccaaaccagtgcagcaagattctctggagtctgattgtcaataattatataaaaaaaaaaagttgaaatttcgattcacggtctctaagggccgccaaaacaTTCAAAGTGGGCGGAGCCTCTTTTACTAAAATTACTATAACTTGtaaacggaatgagatattttcaccaaatttggcacacctatgtaagagctcattctgtggtcgcgtGAAAAAGGATGCGGCGATTGGCCACTTGTTGGCGccataacaggaaaaaaacttgaaaatggctataactacttcaccgttagtccgatcgacttgaagattggcatgcagtgtctttgtccaaggtgccatgactgtctatgaggacattgatgtATCTCAAAAAACGTGTCTGTCATCGGCCAATGGATTTTGAGCAGATTTATGAGAAAttcgaaagaaatcggccaccagGGGGTGCCTTCGCGTTTTCACGTACGTAAAGGATCGTGTATCGCACGATTTTTCGCACACGCCCATgacattcataccacatggtagaactcctcattctgagcagctttgcctctaggaccgccgctgtccatcgaatcattcgttaaatattggagattatttcaaaaaccaactttggtgaactagtcctaggttttcagctcaacctcgataactgttaaaaagctttcctatggtaaattgcctgtatttgctgtaaatagtcttttccatctatgaccGAGATcattacaggcttgctaattaaaacattatacctttttacgcatgtgctgaAAGCCCTTAAAACGCTTGAAccctgataattgctgctcgcagctatattttgtttttaattatcattTAGCAATATCATTTCAGAAACCATATTCAATGAAAGAATTGAAATCGGCAAATTTAAACGATCAATCACTCTTTGTAGGTTTTTGGTCTCATATTgatctattttatttaaagctcTAGTTATTTAAAGCACCAGACAGAATTGCAGAAATATTGACTCAGTCAGTTATCAAATATAAAGTCTGCTGTGTTTCAAACTAATCAATAGTCCTGCTGCATTAGCATttttgcatttggcagatgcttttgtCCACAGTGACTTGCATTGCTTTTTAAGGCATACATTTGATCAACTCATGCATtcccctgggaatcgaacccatgaccttggcgttGCAAGCGCCATGATCTACTGTTTGAGTTACAGGAAAAACGCATGCCATTGGTTGAGCAAGTGTTAACATTCCAGGCCCCTCAGATTTTAACTCTGTTTGGTTTCCTTCCTGTTTAGATATTATCATATCATCCATATTTCAAAATGAGTGTATTTGAATATTGTTTTTCTTGAGATCTtttacaggtgtgtgtgtgtgattgtgtgtgttctTCTCAGGGAAGGATGACGTGTTGGACATTGAGATTGATTCGTACATCCACTGCATCAGTGCGTTTGTGAAGCTGGCTCAGAGCGAGTACGCTTTACTGACCGAGATCATTCCCGAGCATCACCAGAAAAAGACCTTCGACTCGCTCATACAGGTCCGTGCAGAtcactgctgtgtgtttatatggttcccgtatgtgtgtgtttaattttaTGTCATTGCAGGAGGCATTGGATAATTTGATGTTGGAAGGCGATAACATCGTCTCAGCGGCACGCAGAGCCATTATGAGACACGATTACTCCGCCGTGCTGACCATCTTCCCCATCCTGCGCCACCTCAAACAGACCAAACCGGACTTTGACACCACACTACaggtgaaagagagaaagagtacACGCATATGAAATGATATACAATTTTGCACTGGATTTTGTTGGCACGGTGTCATAGCTGATGATGTCATGTCCTGTGTTGTGGTGCAGGGAACAGCTGCCAGCACCAAGAACAAGCTCCCAGCGCTCATCACCTCTATGGAGACCACCGGAGCTAAAGCACTTGAGGAGTTCGCTGACAGCATTAAGGTAACTGCTGACTGCAGTGTAATGATCAatctgcgtttcccaaaaggaTCATAAGCCTAAGTTGATTGTAGAACCATTGCCACCAGTGatctctacgatcaacttaggcttgcgatgcttttgggaaacgcagcccagagCTCTGCCAAGGCTGCAAACCCCAGAATGGCCGGTGTCTGTGCAGAATGTTTATTGTGCTTATTGCTTATTTGCTTATTGTGGCAATAATTAACTgataatgtcacatttacttggagaaaataagaaaataaaccCTGGCCTGGAGCAGAGCGAAGTCTTAAGCGACCATCTAGCTCCGGGTCACATGAACATCCAccttttaatgtattaatttatgtaattttagtataattaatattatttaatttattatttttatatttcatttaaatataatgaaatatagcttaattattagtattattaaatgtaattaataattaattatccattttattaattattcaaaaatatttatgatgtaatgtaatataaaatattcaattatttaattttatatatatatatatatatatatatatattagatgtaattaataattaactatgaatattatttaatatatttttcatttaatataaaaatatgaaattatatatatatatatatatatatatataaattttatataaattatttaatttaaatctatttaaatctaaattattattaattaaaaatattatttatatattattaatgtaattttattataattaatattatttaatgtattattttatttcattttaaagctttatcattagtataattattattaaatgtaattaataattaattttacattttattaattatttgaaaatatttcatttaatattttatatatatatatatatataaaatcaatgtaattaataattaattatgaatattatttaaaatatttttcatttaatataaaatattaaattattatatatatatatgtataaatgtattattttatttaaatttaaatcattaattattattaataataaaagtgataaattaattctaaataataattaattctaaaataaaaaatagtatttatgatttaatttaatatagaaataatctaaaattattaaaaatatattatttttatattacattcaatataaacaatagttttaatgcaattaatgtaagtatttataatgaattattaattacatttattattattaataacgataataatataatatataaataacgataatcattttaataatggttatttttatattctgaTAATGTGAGTTTCTCTACTTTAACAGAACGATCCAGATAAAGAGTACAACATGCCGAAAGACGGGACCGTACATGAACTCACAAGCAATGTAAGATCTCTTCACTGCCcattttagtacattaaaaTACTACTAATAGTAGTAAATAGTTGTAAAACCAGACAAAGATGCTCTTTTTCTCTCATTGTTTCTCCTCAGGCCATCCTGTTCCTGCAGCAGCTGTTGGATTTCCAGGAAACCGCAGGGGCGATGTTGGCCTCTCAGGGTAAAGCACAAACACGGTCATGtacacattaaaaacagacatatTAGATCCAATAGATATATCTGAATTATAAATCTGCCATTCTGCAGTGAGCTGAAGATTGTTTGTAGTTAAAGAGCAGATGTGAGCTCTATGTTGGACAGCTGAGATGTCTGTTTTTATCACATTAATGTTCATAACACAATCCCCACAGACCGCCATCCTCACCCTCCTGTCTCCTTGTTTGTCATCTTTTCACATTTCCTGTGGTCTGCATTTCCTTTTCCTTCGGTTTTCCTGAAGTCGCTCATTCTGAGATCATATTTGGAAAGCAAATTCAACCATTTTCAGCTTCTCTGCTGTTGTTTTCCCTGACCCATCTCTCTCCACCCTGCAAGGGTGCACTAGATAATAATGATTTAGCCTCTAAATTGCAGAATTCTGCTCAAAGTACCATTTTGGCAATCAACTACTATCTAGAGTTGGATCTGCTAAGCAGTCTTGCCTTATGGTCAGTGAAAATGGTCAGAAACTAAATATGTCCTCTACCGTTCATGTTCACAGCAGTGCATGCCACTCTGTAGCTCCTCCCACTGGATTCTCAGCCCCGCCCACTCACCTCTGCTTCTGTCACATGATCTTGCTCTCCCACCCTGGCTGGCCATCAGTGGTTAAGCTCTACACTAACAGAACTATTTTAACTTCTTGCCCTTTGCCTCTTTCTcttgttctctttctctctctgttctgCTTTGCTTCTGCCCTGTAGTACTCGGGGACACTTACAATATTCCTTTAGACCCCCGAGGTAAGAGCCACGCGGATGAGTAGAGCGGGACTCCTCCGACTTTACAGGCAACATGAAACCTGAACTGACTCGctttactttcttaatacatGATCTGTCGATGCTCGTTATTCTGAAGTAAAAAGCGTTTCACTAAGTATGATGGGTAAAAAGCACTTCATGTTGACTagtattttgtataaataatgtaGAACGGGATTGATTTTGTCTATTGGGATTTGATTGCATGCATACAGTGGGgtaaaatattattagttaatgtcATTTTGCCCTCATCATGTGGCCTTAATTAAATCAGCAGAAAGTAACAATTGTTTCAGACAGAGATTTTGATAACACATCAAAATCATTCACAATATGaccagaaacatttattatgaatGTAAACGAGTCtgatttgatttcatgttgacttcaaaCCCATAACTGTCTTTCTGAATCGCTTACTGTACTTGCTTTTTAGTCATGCAGATGTTTCTGAAAGAGTTGCAGGCTTTAAATATGGTGTTTATGATGTTTTCCAGGAACTTTTGTTTGTGCTGAATCACATAATCTGTCTGTAGAAAGTTTCATCTGATGTTATTGGATCTGAGGATCTTCATATCATCCCCTGTAGCGAACAGGATATGAAACAATAATTAAGATGTATAGAA from Ctenopharyngodon idella isolate HZGC_01 chromosome 12, HZGC01, whole genome shotgun sequence carries:
- the exoc7 gene encoding exocyst complex component 7 isoform X8, encoding MIPTEDASARKREIEDKLKQEQETLSFIRESLEKSDQLTKGMVSILSSFESRLMQLENSIIPVHKQTENLQRLQENVDKTLSCMDHVISYYHVAKDTDKIIREGPAGRLDEYLACIAKIQKAVEYFQDNNPDSPELNTVKARFEKGKELLEAEFRSLLTRYSKPVPPVLILDAIGGDEDMEVQEDVMLEHLPEAVLQDIICISAWLVEYGRNQDFMNVYFQVRSSQLDRSIKGLKEHFRKNSASSAIHSPAVQTKRKETPTKKAPKRPGLDHDLRGVKLLSDDKHGAATGKDDVLDIEIDSYIHCISAFVKLAQSEYALLTEIIPEHHQKKTFDSLIQEALDNLMLEGDNIVSAARRAIMRHDYSAVLTIFPILRHLKQTKPDFDTTLQGTAASTKNKLPALITSMETTGAKALEEFADSIKNDPDKEYNMPKDGTVHELTSNAILFLQQLLDFQETAGAMLASQVLGDTYNIPLDPRESSSSASSYSSEFSRKLLSTYIYKVLGNLQLNLSNKAKVYEDPALRAVFLHNNYNYILKSLEKSELIQLVAVTHKKVETSYRELIELEIQNYQRSWLKVTEHLTERNIPAFQPGTKLKDKERQIIKDKFKGFNEGLEELCKIQKGWAVPDKEQRDAIRQAQKRVVSEAYRAFLQRCANISFTKNPEKYHRYAPEQVEEMIDKLFDTSA
- the exoc7 gene encoding exocyst complex component 7 isoform X6 — protein: MIPTEDASARKREIEDKLKQEQETLSFIRESLEKSDQLTKGMVSILSSFESRLMQLENSIIPVHKQTENLQRLQENVDKTLSCMDHVISYYHVAKDTDKIIREGPAGRLDEYLACIAKIQKAVEYFQDNNPDSPELNTVKARFEKGKELLEAEFRSLLTRYSKPVPPVLILDAIGGDEDMEVQEDVMLEHLPEAVLQDIICISAWLVEYGRNQDFMNVYFQVRSSQLDRSIKGLKEHFRKNSASSAIHSPAVQTKRKETPTKKAPKRPGTIRKAQNLLKQYSQHGLDGKKGSNLTPLEGKDDVLDIEIDSYIHCISAFVKLAQSEYALLTEIIPEHHQKKTFDSLIQEALDNLMLEGDNIVSAARRAIMRHDYSAVLTIFPILRHLKQTKPDFDTTLQGTAASTKNKLPALITSMETTGAKALEEFADSIKNDPDKEYNMPKDGTVHELTSNAILFLQQLLDFQETAGAMLASQVLGDTYNIPLDPRESSSSASSYSSEFSRKLLSTYIYKVLGNLQLNLSNKAKVYEDPALRAVFLHNNYNYILKSLEKSELIQLVAVTHKKVETSYRELIELEIQNYQRSWLKVTEHLTERNIPAFQPGTKLKDKERQIIKDKFKGFNEGLEELCKIQKGWAVPDKEQRDAIRQAQKRVVSEAYRAFLQRCANISFTKNPEKYHRYAPEQVEEMIDKLFDTSA
- the exoc7 gene encoding exocyst complex component 7 isoform X4: MIPTEDASARKREIEDKLKQEQETLSFIRESLEKSDQLTKGMVSILSSFESRLMQLENSIIPVHKQTENLQRLQENVDKTLSCMDHVISYYHVAKDTDKIIREGPAGRLDEYLACIAKIQKAVEYFQDNNPDSPELNTVKARFEKGKELLEAEFRSLLTRYSKPVPPVLILDAIGGDEDMEVQEDVMLEHLPEAVLQDIICISAWLVEYGRNQDFMNVYFQVRSSQLDRSIKGLKEHFRKNSASSAIHSPAVQTKRKETPTKKAPKRPGTIRKAQNLLKQYSQHGLDGKKGSNLTPLEGLDHDLRGVKLLSDDKHGAATGKDDVLDIEIDSYIHCISAFVKLAQSEYALLTEIIPEHHQKKTFDSLIQEALDNLMLEGDNIVSAARRAIMRHDYSAVLTIFPILRHLKQTKPDFDTTLQGTAASTKNKLPALITSMETTGAKALEEFADSIKNDPDKEYNMPKDGTVHELTSNAILFLQQLLDFQETAGAMLASQESSSSASSYSSEFSRKLLSTYIYKVLGNLQLNLSNKAKVYEDPALRAVFLHNNYNYILKSLEKSELIQLVAVTHKKVETSYRELIELEIQNYQRSWLKVTEHLTERNIPAFQPGTKLKDKERQIIKDKFKGFNEGLEELCKIQKGWAVPDKEQRDAIRQAQKRVVSEAYRAFLQRCANISFTKNPEKYHRYAPEQVEEMIDKLFDTSA
- the exoc7 gene encoding exocyst complex component 7 isoform X2, which gives rise to MIPTEDASARKREIEDKLKQEQETLSFIRESLEKSDQLTKGMVSILSSFESRLMQLENSIIPVHKQTENLQRLQENVDKTLSCMDHVISYYHVAKDTDKIIREGPAGRLDEYLACIAKIQKAVEYFQDNNPDSPELNTVKARFEKGKELLEAEFRSLLTRYSKPVPPVLILDAIGGDEDMEVQEDVMLEHLPEAVLQDIICISAWLVEYGRNQDFMNVYFQVRSSQLDRSIKGLKEHFRKNSASSAIHSPAVQTKRKETPTKKAPKRPGTIRKAQNLLKQYSQHGLDGKKGSNLTPLEGLDHDLRGVKLLSDDKHGAATGKDDVLDIEIDSYIHCISAFVKLAQSEYALLTEIIPEHHQKKTFDSLIQEALDNLMLEGDNIVSAARRAIMRHDYSAVLTIFPILRHLKQTKPDFDTTLQGTAASTKNKLPALITSMETTGAKALEEFADSIKNDPDKEYNMPKDGTVHELTSNAILFLQQLLDFQETAGAMLASQVLGDTYNIPLDPRESSSSASSYSSEFSRKLLSTYIYKVLGNLQLNLSNKAKVYEDPALRAVFLHNNYNYILKSLEKSELIQLVAVTHKKVETSYRELIELEIQNYQRSWLKVTEHLTERNIPAFQPGTKLKDKERQIIKDKFKGFNEGLEELCKIQKGWAVPDKEQRDAIRQAQKRVVSEAYRAFLQRCANISFTKNPEKYHRYAPEQVEEMIDKLFDTSA
- the exoc7 gene encoding exocyst complex component 7 isoform X12; this encodes MIPTEDASARKREIEDKLKQEQETLSFIRESLEKSDQLTKGMVSILSSFESRLMQLENSIIPVHKQTENLQRLQENVDKTLSCMDHVISYYHVAKDTDKIIREGPAGRLDEYLACIAKIQKAVEYFQDNNPDSPELNTVKARFEKGKELLEAEFRSLLTRYSKPVPPVLILDAIGGDEDMEVQEDVMLEHLPEAVLQDIICISAWLVEYGRNQDFMNVYFQVRSSQLDRSIKGLKEHFRKNSASSAIHSPAVQTKRKETPTKKAPKRPGKDDVLDIEIDSYIHCISAFVKLAQSEYALLTEIIPEHHQKKTFDSLIQEALDNLMLEGDNIVSAARRAIMRHDYSAVLTIFPILRHLKQTKPDFDTTLQGTAASTKNKLPALITSMETTGAKALEEFADSIKNDPDKEYNMPKDGTVHELTSNAILFLQQLLDFQETAGAMLASQESSSSASSYSSEFSRKLLSTYIYKVLGNLQLNLSNKAKVYEDPALRAVFLHNNYNYILKSLEKSELIQLVAVTHKKVETSYRELIELEIQNYQRSWLKVTEHLTERNIPAFQPGTKLKDKERQIIKDKFKGFNEGLEELCKIQKGWAVPDKEQRDAIRQAQKRVVSEAYRAFLQRCANISFTKNPEKYHRYAPEQVEEMIDKLFDTSA